The proteins below come from a single Balaenoptera acutorostrata chromosome 2, mBalAcu1.1, whole genome shotgun sequence genomic window:
- the TRIM17 gene encoding LOW QUALITY PROTEIN: E3 ubiquitin-protein ligase TRIM17 (The sequence of the model RefSeq protein was modified relative to this genomic sequence to represent the inferred CDS: deleted 1 base in 1 codon; substituted 2 bases at 2 genomic stop codons), with translation MDAVELARKLXEEATCSICLDYFTDPVMTTRGHNFCRECIRLTWEKAKGQKRRRKCKGSFPCPECRKLSPQRNLRPNRLLTKVAEMARQHPSLQSRDLCQVHQELLKLFCEDDQSPICVICRESQEHRPHRVVPIEEVVQEYNLKLEENMGYLREEMMKTGKLQAKXEQTLAEWQEKVKERRECIVVEFEKMGLLLMEEKQRLLQALKEEEEETVAKLQKSMASLDQQSHSLKMLLLQLEDRNERTPLQMLQDVKDLLGRKNSLSVQYPEATPTMLKTVCRMPGQIEVLKSFQENVVPNPSTAYPYLLLYESRQRRYLSTPTDGTPRGKDRFLGYPCAVGQETVSSGRHYWEVGMNLTADALWALGVCRDNVSRRGRVLKCPENGFWVVQLCKGKRYAPATSALTPVTLTEPPSHMGIFLDFEAGEVSFYNVNNGSHLHTYSQPAFSGPLQPFFCLGAPKSGQMVVSTVTLWLK, from the exons ATGGATGCTGTGGAACTTGCCAGAAAATTGTAGGAGGAGGCCACTTGCTCCATCTGTCTCGACTACTTCACAGACCCCGTGATGACCACCCGCGGTCACAATTTCTGCCGAGAGTGCATCCGACTGACCTGGGAGAAGGCCAAAGGccagaaaaggaggagaaagtgtAAGGGCTCCTTTCCCTGCCCTGAGTGCCGCAAGCTATCCCCCCAGAGGAACCTGCGGCCCAACCGTCTGCTGACCAAGGTGGCCGAGATGGCGCGGCAGCACCCCAGCCTACAGAGCAGGGACCTGTGCCAGGTGCACCAGGAGCTGCTCAAACTCTTTTGTGAGGACGACCAGAGTCCCATCTGCGTCATCTGCAGGGAGTCCCAGGAACACCGGCCCCACAGGGTGGTCCCTATTGAGGAGGTTGTGCAGGAATACAAc TTGAAGTTGGAGGAAAACATGGGATACCTGCGAGAGGAAATGATGAAGACCGGGAAGTTGCAAGCCAAGTAGGAACAGACCTTGGCCGAATGGCAG GAGAAGGTGAAGGAGCGGAGGGAGTGCATCGTGGTTGAGTTTGAGAAGATGGGCCTCCTCCTGATGGAGGAGAAGCAGCGCCTCCTCCAGGccctgaaggaggaggaggaggagacagtgGCAAAGCTGCAGAAGAGCATGGCCTCACTGGACCAGCAGAGTCACTCCTTGAAGATGCTGCTACTGCAGCTGGAGGACAGGAATGAGCGCACACCGCTCCAGATGCTGCAG GATGTGAAGGACCTCCTGGGCAG GAAGAACAGCCTGAGTGTGCAGTACCCAGAGGCCACCCCCACCATGCTGAAGACCGTCTGTAGGATGCCGGGGCAGATAGAGGTGCTCAAGAGTTTCCAAG AGAATGTGGTACCCAATCCCTCCACGGCATACCCCTACCTCCTCTTATATGAGAGCCGCCAGAGGCGCTACCTGAGCACCCCGACGGACGGCACACCCCGTGGCAAGGACAGGTTCCTAGGCTACCCCTGTGCAGTGGGCCAAGAGACCGTCTCCTCAGGGAGGCACTACTGGGAGGTGGGCATGAACCTCACTGCTGATGCACTGTGGGCCCTGGGCGTGTGCAGGGACAACGTGAGCCGGAGGGGCAGGGTCCTCAAGTGCCCAGAAAATGGGTTCTGGGTGGTGCAGCTATGCAAGGGAAAGAGGTATGCACCTGCCACGTCTGCCCTGACCCCCGTCACGCTGACTGAG CCCCCCAGCCACATGGGCATCTTCCTGGATTTCGAGGCCGGAGAGGTGTCCTTCTACAACGTGAACAATGGGTCCCACCTGCATACCTACTCCCAGCCCGCCTTCTCTGGCCCCCTGCAACCCTTCTTCTGCCTTGGGGCCCCCAAATCGGGCCAGATGGTCGTCTCTACAGTGACCCTATGGCTGAAGTGA
- the TRIM11 gene encoding E3 ubiquitin-protein ligase TRIM11 isoform X2: MAAPDLSTNLQEEATCAICLDYFTDPVMTDCGHNFCRECIRRCWGQPEGPYACPECRELSPQRNLRPNRPLAKMAEMARRLHPPSPVPQGVCAAHREPLAAFCGEELRLLCAACERSGEHWAHRVRPLQDAADDLKGKLEKSLEHLRKQMEDALLFQAQAEETCSLWQMVETQRQNVLTEFERLRRLLVEEEQRLLQRLEEEELEVLPPLRESAARLGQQSAQLAELITELEGRCQLPALGLLQDIRDTLRRVQDVKLQPPEVVPMEMRTVCRVPGLVEALRRFRGDMTLDPDTANPELVLSEDRRSVRRGDLRQALPDSPERFDPGPCVLGREPLTSGRHYWEVEVGERASWALGVCRENANRKEKGELFAGNGFWILVFLGSYYNSSERAFAPLRDPPRRVGIFLDYEAGHLSFYSANDGSLLYTFPETPFSGTLRALFSPLSSSPTPMTICRPKGGPGDMLAPQ, from the exons ATGGCCGCCCCGGACCTGTCCACCAACCTCCAAGAGGAGGCCACCTGCGCCATCTGCCTCGACTACTTTACGGATCCGGTGATGACCGACTGCGGCCACAACTTCTGCCGCGAGTGCATCCGGCGCTGCTGGGGCCAGCCCGAGGGCCCGTACGCGTGCCCCGAGTGCCGCGAGCTGTCCCCGCAGAGGAACCTGCGACCCAATCGACCGCTCGCCAAGATGGCCGAGATGGCGCGGCGCCTGCACCCTCCGTCTCCCGTCCCACAGGGCGTGTGCGCCGCGCACCGCGAGCCACTGGCCGCCTTCTGCGGCGAAGAGCTGCGCCTGCTCTGCGCGGCCTGCGAGCGCTCGGGGGAGCACTGGGCGCACCGAGTGCGTCCACTGCAGGACGCGGCCGACGATctcaag GGCAAGCTGGAGAAATCCCTGGAGCATCTGCGGAAGCAAATGGAGGATGCACTGCTGTTCCAGGCCCAGGCGGAGGAGACCTGCTCCTTGTGGCAG ATGGTGGAGACCCAGCGGCAGAATGTGCTGACGGAGTTTGAGAGGCTGCGCCGGCTGCTTGTGGAGGAGGAGCAGCGGCTGCTGcagaggctggaggaggaagagCTGGAGGTGCTGCCCCCCTTGCGGGAGAGCGCGGCCCGGCTCGGACAGCAGAGCGCCCAGCTGGCCGAGCTCATCACTGAGCTGGAGGGGCGCTGCCAGCTACCAGCCCTGGGGCTGCTGCAG GATATCAGGGACACCCTGCGCAG AGTCCAGGACGTGAAGCTACAGCCTCCTGAGGTGGTGCCCATGGAGATGAGGACGGTGTGCAGGGTCCCAGGGCTGGTGGAGGCCTTGCGGAGGTTCCGAG GGGACATGACCCTGGATCCTGACACCGCCAACCCGGAGCTGGTACTGTCAGAGGACAGGAGGAGCGTGCGGCGGGGGGACCTGCGGCAGGCCCTGCCCGACAGCCCTGAGCGGTTCGACCCCGGGCCTTGTGTGCTGGGCCGGGAGCCCTTGACCTCGGGCCGCCACTACTGGGAGGTGGAGGTCGGGGAGCGGGCCAGCTGGGCCCTGGGCGTCTGCAGAGAGAACGCCAACCGCAAGGAGAAGGGCGAGCTGTTTGCTGGTAACGGGTTCTGGATCCTGGTGTTCCTGGGGAGCTACTACAACTCCTCCGAGCGGGCTTTTGCCCCTCTCCGAGACCCACCCCGGCGCGTGGGCATCTTTCTGGACTACGAGGCTGGACATCTGTCCTTCTACAGTGCCAACGATGGGTCGCTCTTGTATACCTTTCCTGAGACGCCCTTCTCGGGGACCCTGCGGGCCCTCTTCTCACCTCTGTCCAGCAGCCCAACCCCTATGACCATCTGCAGGCCGAAAGGTGGGCCTGGGGACATGCTGGCTCCCCAGTGA
- the TRIM11 gene encoding E3 ubiquitin-protein ligase TRIM11 isoform X1 has translation MAAPDLSTNLQEEATCAICLDYFTDPVMTDCGHNFCRECIRRCWGQPEGPYACPECRELSPQRNLRPNRPLAKMAEMARRLHPPSPVPQGVCAAHREPLAAFCGEELRLLCAACERSGEHWAHRVRPLQDAADDLKGKLEKSLEHLRKQMEDALLFQAQAEETCSLWQKMVETQRQNVLTEFERLRRLLVEEEQRLLQRLEEEELEVLPPLRESAARLGQQSAQLAELITELEGRCQLPALGLLQDIRDTLRRVQDVKLQPPEVVPMEMRTVCRVPGLVEALRRFRGDMTLDPDTANPELVLSEDRRSVRRGDLRQALPDSPERFDPGPCVLGREPLTSGRHYWEVEVGERASWALGVCRENANRKEKGELFAGNGFWILVFLGSYYNSSERAFAPLRDPPRRVGIFLDYEAGHLSFYSANDGSLLYTFPETPFSGTLRALFSPLSSSPTPMTICRPKGGPGDMLAPQ, from the exons ATGGCCGCCCCGGACCTGTCCACCAACCTCCAAGAGGAGGCCACCTGCGCCATCTGCCTCGACTACTTTACGGATCCGGTGATGACCGACTGCGGCCACAACTTCTGCCGCGAGTGCATCCGGCGCTGCTGGGGCCAGCCCGAGGGCCCGTACGCGTGCCCCGAGTGCCGCGAGCTGTCCCCGCAGAGGAACCTGCGACCCAATCGACCGCTCGCCAAGATGGCCGAGATGGCGCGGCGCCTGCACCCTCCGTCTCCCGTCCCACAGGGCGTGTGCGCCGCGCACCGCGAGCCACTGGCCGCCTTCTGCGGCGAAGAGCTGCGCCTGCTCTGCGCGGCCTGCGAGCGCTCGGGGGAGCACTGGGCGCACCGAGTGCGTCCACTGCAGGACGCGGCCGACGATctcaag GGCAAGCTGGAGAAATCCCTGGAGCATCTGCGGAAGCAAATGGAGGATGCACTGCTGTTCCAGGCCCAGGCGGAGGAGACCTGCTCCTTGTGGCAG AAGATGGTGGAGACCCAGCGGCAGAATGTGCTGACGGAGTTTGAGAGGCTGCGCCGGCTGCTTGTGGAGGAGGAGCAGCGGCTGCTGcagaggctggaggaggaagagCTGGAGGTGCTGCCCCCCTTGCGGGAGAGCGCGGCCCGGCTCGGACAGCAGAGCGCCCAGCTGGCCGAGCTCATCACTGAGCTGGAGGGGCGCTGCCAGCTACCAGCCCTGGGGCTGCTGCAG GATATCAGGGACACCCTGCGCAG AGTCCAGGACGTGAAGCTACAGCCTCCTGAGGTGGTGCCCATGGAGATGAGGACGGTGTGCAGGGTCCCAGGGCTGGTGGAGGCCTTGCGGAGGTTCCGAG GGGACATGACCCTGGATCCTGACACCGCCAACCCGGAGCTGGTACTGTCAGAGGACAGGAGGAGCGTGCGGCGGGGGGACCTGCGGCAGGCCCTGCCCGACAGCCCTGAGCGGTTCGACCCCGGGCCTTGTGTGCTGGGCCGGGAGCCCTTGACCTCGGGCCGCCACTACTGGGAGGTGGAGGTCGGGGAGCGGGCCAGCTGGGCCCTGGGCGTCTGCAGAGAGAACGCCAACCGCAAGGAGAAGGGCGAGCTGTTTGCTGGTAACGGGTTCTGGATCCTGGTGTTCCTGGGGAGCTACTACAACTCCTCCGAGCGGGCTTTTGCCCCTCTCCGAGACCCACCCCGGCGCGTGGGCATCTTTCTGGACTACGAGGCTGGACATCTGTCCTTCTACAGTGCCAACGATGGGTCGCTCTTGTATACCTTTCCTGAGACGCCCTTCTCGGGGACCCTGCGGGCCCTCTTCTCACCTCTGTCCAGCAGCCCAACCCCTATGACCATCTGCAGGCCGAAAGGTGGGCCTGGGGACATGCTGGCTCCCCAGTGA
- the H3-4 gene encoding histone H3.1t, whose product MARTKQTARKSIGGKAPRKQLTTKVARKRAPATGGVKKPHRYWPGTVALCEIRRYQKSPELLIRKLSFQRLVREIAQDFKMELLFQSSAVRALQEVCEAYLVGLFEDTNLCA is encoded by the coding sequence ATGGCACGAACAAAGCAGACGGCGCGAAAGTCCATCGGCGGCAAAGCACCTCGCAAACAACTGACTACCAAAGTAGCTCGGAAGCGCGCACCAGCCACCGGGGGCGTGAAGAAGCCGCACAGGTACTGGCCGGGCACTGTAGCACTGTGCGAGATTCGTCGCTACCAGAAGTCCCCAGAACTTCTGATTCGTAAGTTATCCTTCCAGCGCCTGGTCCGGGAGATTGCGCAGGACTTTAAGATGGAGCTGCTTTTCCAGAGCTCGGCTGTAAGGGCACTGCAGGAAGTCTGTGAGGCATACCTGGTGGGTCTTTTTGAAGACACCAACCTATGTGCCTAA